A part of Helicobacter fennelliae genomic DNA contains:
- a CDS encoding bacteriophage T4 gp5 trimerisation domain-containing protein, giving the protein MTFSYTPSLKSKPKAPSSTLGVVIGESEDIDGERNTIHTDNFGRVKVRINCFASQEVIDNARVKEQNNVQGKNIENNHSQGTLQNINGNTNTHTQTTNDTLSNTTQTEENIHSQENHTTNNDVDSNNSQMKAYSYHYSPYLRVSSPIASISSGLYHTPRVGDEVIVSFFDEDIDKPYISASLYNQSNPALPPLPLNAHQTSLSARTLNNTKETEDTNSSIVESGLNEITLSNIKEKEQIYLQAQRDYEELIKHNFTQKIQNNKDSIVEGAYNERIKKIHTQTIDLAKIVSIGGEYNTNVALSKDTIVGLSHTLNVGASNKLRVAKDSSEYVGEDKEVEIGGNNNTTIEKDSQMIIKGNSETIIEGDNDIVINKKLNIQTQGEIAIHSNENIHLSSPQSLSLESETAAIMVADNVTMIADSNYTLNANTEATIQVKDTSIVAKGNSIIIKAGGVEVVIDSKGLIVKGGEIKAE; this is encoded by the coding sequence ATTACCTTTAGCTATACTCCCTCTTTAAAGAGTAAGCCTAAAGCTCCTAGTAGCACTTTAGGAGTTGTTATTGGAGAGAGTGAGGATATAGATGGAGAAAGAAATACTATTCATACAGATAACTTTGGTAGAGTAAAGGTCCGAATAAATTGCTTTGCTTCTCAAGAGGTTATAGATAATGCAAGAGTGAAAGAACAAAATAATGTTCAAGGAAAAAATATAGAGAATAACCATTCACAAGGCACTCTTCAAAACATTAATGGAAATACTAACACTCATACACAAACAACCAATGATACTTTAAGCAATACAACACAGACAGAGGAGAATATACACTCACAAGAAAATCATACAACAAACAATGATGTGGATAGTAACAATTCACAAATGAAAGCCTACTCTTATCATTACTCTCCTTATCTTAGAGTAAGCTCTCCTATTGCAAGTATAAGTTCAGGTTTGTATCATACTCCAAGAGTGGGAGATGAAGTGATTGTAAGTTTCTTTGATGAGGATATAGATAAGCCTTATATCAGTGCTAGTCTGTATAACCAAAGTAATCCTGCCTTGCCTCCTTTGCCTTTAAATGCTCATCAAACAAGTTTAAGTGCAAGAACTCTTAATAATACAAAAGAGACAGAGGATACAAACTCTTCTATAGTAGAATCTGGATTAAATGAAATCACGCTCTCTAATATAAAAGAGAAAGAACAAATCTATCTTCAAGCACAAAGAGATTATGAAGAACTCATTAAACATAACTTCACTCAAAAGATACAGAATAATAAAGATTCCATAGTAGAGGGAGCATATAATGAAAGGATTAAAAAGATTCATACGCAAACCATAGATTTAGCAAAGATTGTAAGTATTGGAGGAGAATATAATACAAATGTGGCTTTATCTAAAGATACCATTGTAGGATTAAGTCATACTTTAAATGTAGGAGCAAGTAATAAACTTAGAGTAGCTAAGGATAGTAGTGAGTATGTAGGAGAGGATAAGGAGGTGGAGATAGGGGGGAATAACAACACTACTATTGAGAAAGATTCACAGATGATTATTAAAGGCAATAGTGAGACAATCATAGAGGGGGATAATGATATAGTCATTAATAAAAAACTTAATATCCAAACACAAGGCGAAATAGCTATCCACTCCAATGAAAATATTCATCTATCCTCACCACAATCTTTAAGTTTAGAATCTGAAACTGCTGCTATAATGGTTGCTGATAATGTAACAATGATAGCAGATTCTAATTATACTCTTAATGCTAATACTGAAGCGACTATTCAAGTTAAAGATACCTCTATTGTCGCAAAAGGCAACTCTATCATTATTAAAGCTGGTGGAGTAGAAGTAGTCATAGATTCTAAAGGACTTATAGTTAAAGGTGGGGAGATTAAAGCGGAGTGA